One segment of Radiobacillus kanasensis DNA contains the following:
- the rpoN gene encoding RNA polymerase factor sigma-54: MLDLGIFQEQKLKLAMTTEMKQAISILQFSSLELAEFVKNEALDNPLIELEEPQLQMEGRNYSHKKSSVGGSSYQSPLDFFRSKEGDSLHDSLISQVSFLSLSKQEKYIVDYLILTLDENGYLAEEPLDSASHLRVSLQDVQHAIKIIQQLEPIGVGASNLKECLSIQIDYYYPNHKDAQNVVLYYLTELSMRNWKLIAKELHISLNRVKEIFEIIQTLNPKPGSLFDNHIKTNYIIPDLHIQILNNKLTIQVNDKVMPKISVASDYEPMLHTFSNKQNPTAKYLKNKYKHVMWLNKSIEHRRITLFNVMKAITYKQMDFFQKGPSHLNPLTLKEIAKICDVHESTVSRATNNKYVQTPFGVYELKHFFSSAIQLSNGLTTSSYTIKHIMKELIEREDPTKPMSDQKLTVLLRDRNILVSRRTVAKYREQLGIPSSTNRRRSISY; this comes from the coding sequence ATGTTAGATTTAGGGATATTTCAAGAACAGAAATTGAAACTTGCGATGACAACCGAAATGAAGCAAGCTATATCCATTTTACAATTCTCGTCACTTGAGTTAGCTGAATTCGTTAAAAATGAGGCGTTAGACAATCCTTTAATCGAATTAGAAGAACCACAGTTACAAATGGAAGGGCGAAATTATTCTCATAAAAAAAGCTCTGTAGGTGGTTCTAGCTACCAATCCCCACTGGACTTTTTTCGTTCTAAAGAAGGAGATTCCCTCCACGACTCTTTAATCAGTCAAGTTTCTTTTTTGTCATTGTCTAAACAGGAAAAATATATAGTGGATTACCTTATATTAACCTTAGATGAAAACGGCTACCTTGCAGAGGAGCCACTAGACAGTGCGAGCCATCTTCGCGTGTCCTTGCAAGATGTGCAGCATGCTATTAAAATCATTCAACAATTAGAACCTATTGGAGTAGGTGCCTCCAATCTAAAGGAATGTCTTTCTATTCAGATAGACTACTATTACCCTAATCATAAGGATGCCCAAAATGTCGTCCTATACTATTTAACTGAACTATCGATGAGAAATTGGAAGTTAATCGCCAAGGAACTCCACATCTCTTTGAACAGGGTCAAAGAAATTTTTGAAATCATTCAAACCTTAAATCCAAAACCAGGCTCCCTTTTTGACAACCATATAAAAACAAACTATATTATTCCAGATTTACATATCCAAATTTTAAATAACAAACTGACTATTCAAGTTAACGATAAAGTTATGCCTAAAATAAGTGTTGCTTCCGACTATGAACCCATGCTCCATACTTTTTCAAATAAACAAAATCCTACAGCAAAATACTTGAAAAACAAGTATAAACATGTGATGTGGTTAAATAAAAGTATAGAACATCGAAGAATTACTCTTTTCAATGTAATGAAAGCGATTACTTATAAACAGATGGATTTCTTCCAAAAAGGACCTAGTCATCTTAATCCGCTAACCTTGAAAGAAATAGCCAAAATATGTGATGTACATGAGTCAACTGTAAGTAGAGCAACCAATAATAAATATGTTCAAACTCCATTTGGTGTCTATGAATTAAAACACTTCTTCTCTTCTGCTATTCAACTATCAAATGGTCTGACCACCTCCTCCTATACGATTAAACATATAATGAAAGAACTAATTGAACGTGAGGACCCTACTAAGCCAATGTCTGATCAAAAATTAACTGTACTTCTAAGAGATAGGAATATTTTAGTCTCAAGAAGGACGGTAGCTAAGTACCGTGAACAGCTTGGTATCCCTTCTTCTACCAATCGTAGAAGATCCATTTCTTATTAA
- the dapA gene encoding 4-hydroxy-tetrahydrodipicolinate synthase — protein sequence MTKFNGVHVALVTPMKKDYSVDFTRLTEICNWLIDEGVDGLVPAGSLGEYATLSHEERAKVVETVIEASNNRVPVIVGTGAAATQDVIYWAKHAKDNGAAGIMALPPINYNPLENEVIYHYKQLSNVGIPIIAYNNPRDYATDLTPDLLARLSKIENVVAVKEFSGDIRRVHDIIEKTDLEVLIGVDDLGMEGPLSGATGWISGVPNALPKEGIELFNLARAGKIEEALPLYRRLLPLFHFDAQPQLVQAIKYMMELAEQPAGPTRPPRLPLTNEEYIDIKNAFLLAKNKHVNV from the coding sequence ATGACAAAATTTAATGGAGTACACGTAGCACTTGTTACCCCTATGAAAAAGGATTACAGCGTAGATTTTACAAGATTAACGGAAATTTGCAATTGGTTAATAGACGAAGGCGTGGATGGACTTGTTCCTGCTGGTTCATTAGGAGAATATGCTACTTTATCACATGAAGAAAGAGCTAAGGTCGTCGAAACCGTTATCGAGGCTAGTAACAACCGTGTCCCAGTAATCGTAGGTACTGGCGCTGCCGCTACACAGGATGTTATCTATTGGGCTAAACATGCAAAAGATAATGGTGCAGCTGGGATTATGGCACTACCACCAATCAATTACAATCCATTAGAAAATGAAGTTATCTACCATTATAAACAGCTATCAAATGTCGGAATACCAATCATCGCTTATAATAATCCGCGTGATTATGCGACAGACCTAACTCCAGATTTGTTGGCAAGACTTAGCAAAATCGAAAACGTGGTCGCGGTAAAAGAATTCAGCGGTGATATTAGAAGAGTCCACGATATTATAGAAAAAACAGATCTAGAAGTTCTAATTGGGGTCGATGATCTAGGAATGGAAGGACCACTCAGTGGAGCAACGGGGTGGATTTCCGGCGTCCCTAACGCTCTTCCAAAAGAAGGTATTGAATTATTTAACCTAGCTAGAGCAGGAAAAATAGAAGAAGCCTTACCTTTATATCGAAGACTTCTACCATTGTTTCACTTTGATGCACAACCCCAGTTGGTGCAAGCAATTAAGTACATGATGGAACTTGCCGAACAACCAGCAGGGCCAACAAGACCACCACGTTTACCATTAACAAATGAAGAGTATATTGATATTAAAAATGCTTTCTTACTAGCAAAAAACAAACACGTAAACGTTTAA
- a CDS encoding sigma-54 interaction domain-containing protein produces MKHILPTIEELTNTNFSVINNPHEDIDKKILVSDTFLFWYRSETLLSLASDIFRTLSTLKVPIDKMPWAVSETIQLNEDWYSIIPSIKCERLLVENNGSPVGYINTSELASTALSSYHYLKTYHDTILETTDSSISVIDENKITVAWTSGAEKIFSIKRDEIIGQPMNHFFEDSMLEIIKTVETGESVRRKQHQPREDLFVLINTNPVKIGDKIIGAVVAETDVTDQVLLNKELNNANKTIKNLREEVSRIRPSYNPFHSIKGSSTAISKTLEKVKQIGTTQARVLFLGESGVGKELFAKAMHDIRTGDAAPFIPVNCGAIPESLFESELFGYEKGAFSGANSHGKKGKFELAKGGTLFLDEIGELPLEMQVKLLRVLQEGTYYAVGGTKQKRADCQIITATNKDLQKLVSQGKFREDLYYRLNIISITIPPLRERVEDIIELSHLFLYEFSTKYNREVQQIPKEIMSALLNHRWPGNVRELRNAIERLVVFSSGGHLDVYDLPFEPNSNLTSHEDILLNKAIPMDDNQIVPLKDALAKHEKILIEAALQEVNENKNKAAQLLKISRATLYNKMNKLGIVD; encoded by the coding sequence GTGAAGCATATCTTACCAACGATTGAGGAGTTAACCAACACGAATTTTTCTGTCATTAATAATCCCCATGAGGATATCGATAAAAAAATCCTAGTAAGCGATACCTTCCTTTTTTGGTACCGATCCGAAACATTACTATCGCTTGCATCTGATATTTTCCGCACCCTATCTACGCTCAAAGTTCCTATAGATAAAATGCCATGGGCAGTTTCGGAAACCATACAACTAAATGAAGATTGGTACAGCATTATTCCATCCATAAAATGTGAGCGCTTACTAGTTGAGAATAACGGGTCTCCTGTTGGATACATAAACACCTCAGAACTAGCATCTACAGCACTATCTAGTTACCACTATTTAAAAACCTACCACGACACCATATTAGAAACTACGGATAGTAGTATTTCCGTTATCGATGAAAACAAAATTACGGTTGCATGGACAAGTGGTGCAGAAAAAATCTTCTCCATTAAAAGAGATGAAATTATTGGACAGCCAATGAACCACTTTTTCGAAGATTCTATGTTAGAAATAATAAAAACAGTGGAGACAGGAGAAAGTGTACGTCGAAAGCAGCACCAACCACGAGAGGATTTGTTTGTTCTGATCAATACGAACCCAGTTAAAATCGGTGACAAAATTATAGGTGCGGTTGTAGCAGAAACAGATGTCACGGATCAAGTTCTTTTAAATAAGGAATTAAACAATGCGAACAAGACAATCAAAAATTTAAGAGAAGAGGTTTCTAGAATTCGGCCATCCTACAATCCATTCCATTCCATCAAAGGGTCAAGTACTGCTATTAGTAAAACGCTAGAAAAAGTTAAACAAATTGGTACAACCCAAGCTAGAGTTCTTTTTTTAGGTGAATCTGGAGTTGGTAAAGAGTTATTTGCAAAGGCTATGCATGATATTCGGACCGGAGATGCAGCGCCCTTTATTCCCGTAAATTGTGGTGCCATACCAGAATCATTGTTTGAAAGTGAACTATTTGGATATGAGAAGGGTGCCTTTTCCGGTGCCAATTCACACGGGAAAAAAGGAAAATTCGAGCTAGCTAAGGGAGGTACGCTTTTCCTTGATGAAATCGGCGAATTACCATTGGAAATGCAAGTGAAACTGCTGAGAGTTTTGCAGGAAGGAACGTACTATGCAGTTGGAGGTACTAAACAAAAAAGGGCAGACTGTCAGATTATTACGGCTACGAATAAAGACCTACAGAAATTAGTAAGTCAGGGGAAATTCAGGGAAGATTTATACTATAGATTAAATATTATTAGCATTACCATTCCGCCACTTAGAGAGCGTGTGGAGGATATAATAGAGTTAAGCCACTTATTTCTTTATGAATTTTCTACAAAGTATAATCGTGAAGTTCAACAAATTCCAAAGGAGATTATGAGCGCCTTATTAAACCACCGATGGCCCGGTAATGTAAGAGAGCTTAGAAATGCAATCGAACGACTAGTTGTCTTTTCTTCAGGAGGACATTTGGACGTGTATGATTTACCATTTGAGCCAAATTCCAATCTTACTAGTCATGAAGATATTCTGTTGAATAAAGCCATACCTATGGATGACAATCAAATAGTACCGTTAAAAGACGCTTTAGCAAAACATGAAAAGATATTAATCGAGGCAGCATTGCAAGAAGTAAATGAGAATAAAAATAAAGCAGCTCAATTATTAAAAATCTCTAGAGCTACTTTATATAATAAGATGAACAAGTTAGGAATAGTTGACTAA
- a CDS encoding IS1182 family transposase, whose product MFKQYNMNQVILPLDLEIKLQENDIAYAVHDVVEAIPDEAFTGFLRETGCPAYHPRMMMKVVLCAYTQSVFSGRKIEGLLKDSVRMMWLAQGYEPSYRTINRFRVHPEVKELLRQCFVQFRCQLVRENVIEEEAIFMDGTKIEANANKFTFVWRKATEKYSSRLVEKSNRMYEELLEKEIIPEIERESMEELSSQELEKVVEKLEETVGEYDKKIEASEDVSERKQLRSERKTPKQYGKQFKDFVVRKQKYQHDMAIFGERNSYSKTDHDATFMRMKDDYMKNGQLKAGYNVQLATEGQYALAYDVFPNPTDTRTFTPFLDNIEEHFFDLPNYIVADAGYGSEQNYEDVIENRKRTPLITYNQYRKEKKKKYKQDAFNVANWHYDEIEDAFTCPNDKKLTFRYLSNRTDRYGYTRTYNVYECEDCFGCPLRSQCTKAKEGNNRKIYYNEKWENQKAYTRQQLSEKETGKIYGKRKIDVEPVFGFLKANLRFTRMSVRGKEKVEKELGFAFMAVNLRKYTAMNANPTIDGDHNSNQNGSHHRKPMMGTIFRLFLASYVPASPFFQGILISPQYKPIYNLRIPRMGV is encoded by the coding sequence ATGTTTAAACAGTATAACATGAATCAAGTCATTTTGCCGCTAGATTTGGAAATCAAACTACAGGAAAACGATATCGCCTATGCCGTCCATGATGTCGTGGAAGCTATTCCAGATGAGGCATTCACTGGATTTCTGCGTGAAACGGGATGTCCGGCTTATCATCCGCGCATGATGATGAAAGTGGTTTTATGTGCTTATACGCAGTCGGTGTTCTCTGGCAGAAAGATCGAGGGATTACTGAAAGACAGTGTCCGGATGATGTGGCTGGCCCAGGGGTATGAACCAAGTTACCGGACAATTAACCGTTTCCGTGTCCATCCGGAGGTAAAGGAACTATTGCGTCAGTGCTTTGTCCAATTCCGTTGTCAGCTTGTCCGGGAAAACGTCATCGAGGAAGAAGCCATTTTTATGGACGGAACGAAAATCGAAGCGAATGCCAACAAGTTTACGTTTGTCTGGCGCAAAGCGACGGAAAAGTACAGTTCCCGTTTAGTGGAAAAGTCTAACCGGATGTATGAAGAACTGTTGGAGAAAGAAATCATTCCGGAAATAGAACGGGAAAGTATGGAGGAACTATCCAGCCAAGAACTCGAAAAAGTGGTGGAAAAGCTGGAGGAGACGGTTGGTGAATATGATAAAAAGATAGAAGCAAGTGAAGACGTAAGCGAACGGAAACAGCTTCGTTCTGAGCGCAAAACCCCTAAACAATACGGCAAGCAATTCAAGGATTTTGTGGTGCGCAAACAAAAATACCAACACGATATGGCCATCTTCGGAGAGCGCAACAGTTATTCGAAAACGGATCACGATGCCACCTTCATGCGCATGAAGGATGATTACATGAAAAACGGCCAGCTCAAAGCCGGGTATAACGTGCAACTTGCGACAGAAGGACAGTATGCGCTCGCTTATGACGTGTTTCCGAATCCAACGGATACGCGTACCTTCACACCTTTCCTGGATAACATTGAGGAACACTTCTTTGACCTACCCAACTATATTGTCGCGGATGCCGGCTATGGGAGTGAACAAAATTACGAAGACGTCATCGAAAATCGGAAACGCACGCCATTGATTACGTATAACCAATACCGGAAAGAAAAGAAAAAGAAATATAAGCAGGATGCCTTTAACGTAGCCAATTGGCATTACGATGAGATCGAAGATGCGTTTACGTGTCCAAACGATAAAAAATTAACATTCCGCTATCTATCCAATCGAACAGACCGATATGGTTATACAAGAACATATAACGTCTATGAGTGTGAGGACTGTTTCGGTTGTCCGTTACGTTCGCAATGTACGAAAGCGAAGGAAGGAAACAATCGAAAGATCTATTATAATGAAAAGTGGGAAAACCAAAAAGCATATACGAGACAGCAGCTTTCGGAAAAAGAAACGGGGAAAATCTATGGCAAACGCAAAATAGATGTAGAACCCGTCTTCGGATTTCTGAAGGCTAATTTGCGTTTCACCCGTATGTCGGTGAGAGGTAAAGAGAAAGTAGAAAAGGAACTGGGATTTGCATTCATGGCGGTAAACTTGAGAAAGTACACGGCCATGAATGCAAATCCAACCATAGATGGTGACCATAATTCAAACCAAAATGGTTCCCATCATCGAAAACCGATGATGGGAACCATTTTTAGGTTATTCTTGGCTAGTTATGTCCCAGCCTCTCCTTTTTTTCAGGGAATACTTATTTCCCCTCAATATAAGCCCATTTATAACTTGCGAATACCCCGAATGGGTGTGTAA
- a CDS encoding (2Fe-2S)-binding protein, whose product MSSLRITKHPVLDIDREQIEIEFQFNNKTYMAYQGDTIASALLANGIRNLRVHEETGAPRGIYCNIGHCFECRVTVDGQEGYRACLTLVTNGMVVQSGQKLPTPFKKTEREMNHG is encoded by the coding sequence ATGTCTTCATTAAGAATAACGAAACACCCCGTATTAGACATAGACCGAGAACAAATCGAAATAGAATTCCAATTTAATAATAAAACATATATGGCTTATCAAGGGGATACGATTGCAAGTGCCCTACTTGCCAACGGTATCCGGAACTTACGCGTCCATGAAGAAACAGGGGCACCTCGGGGGATCTACTGTAATATTGGCCATTGCTTTGAATGTCGTGTCACTGTGGATGGTCAAGAAGGATATAGGGCATGTCTTACCCTAGTTACCAATGGAATGGTCGTCCAATCCGGACAGAAACTCCCAACACCATTTAAAAAGACAGAAAGGGAGATGAACCATGGTTGA
- the nhaC gene encoding Na+/H+ antiporter NhaC, with protein sequence MNNVQKPRMTEVLIVLCLFLVIMFLSVSTFALPIQLALFASWFLFIGLGLKLKHSYKELQDSITKGIYNGLEATLVLFTVGALIGTWIAGGVVPGLIYYGLQIIHPSIFLLATMIICSVTALATGTSFGTAGTAGIAMMGIGASFGVPLPLVAGAVLSGAYFGDKMSPLSDTTVMTASLSKLDVIDHVKGMLRISLPTYLITAVLFTLVGFFYVNSAADLSQAEIVASALKDNFSIGWYVLIPAVVVIILLALKKPSIPVITFGALLGVIWAALFQGMDILEAITTAYNGFTIESGIDFLDQLLNAGGITAMLGVIALILLALGLGGLMEQIGVLTAFSNMFRNWVEKGEKKSGRLTVSTILSAFFGNVFGSAAYVSMITGTKVTEQLYDEMKVDRRVLSRNTEAGGTLTAPMVPWTDAGVYMTAVLGVSTIEYLPFMWLNFVSIIVTIYFGYKAKHFWLDEKDETKVDQSA encoded by the coding sequence ATGAACAACGTGCAAAAACCTCGAATGACGGAAGTACTGATTGTACTGTGCTTGTTTCTGGTTATCATGTTTTTATCGGTTTCCACATTTGCTTTACCCATTCAACTGGCACTATTTGCCTCTTGGTTTTTATTCATTGGATTAGGATTAAAGTTAAAACACTCGTACAAAGAATTACAAGATTCAATTACCAAAGGAATTTATAATGGTTTAGAAGCCACATTAGTTTTATTTACTGTAGGTGCCTTAATTGGGACTTGGATAGCTGGCGGAGTTGTTCCGGGGCTTATCTATTATGGTTTGCAAATTATACATCCATCGATTTTTCTGTTGGCTACAATGATTATTTGTTCCGTTACCGCACTGGCAACAGGTACTTCATTTGGTACGGCGGGAACAGCAGGTATTGCCATGATGGGAATTGGGGCTAGCTTTGGAGTTCCATTGCCTTTAGTTGCTGGTGCTGTGTTATCAGGTGCTTACTTTGGTGATAAAATGTCACCACTTTCGGATACGACGGTGATGACCGCGTCTTTATCCAAGCTTGATGTGATTGACCATGTAAAGGGCATGTTACGAATAAGTTTGCCCACCTATTTAATAACTGCCGTTTTATTCACTCTAGTAGGCTTCTTTTACGTCAATAGTGCAGCTGATTTAAGTCAAGCAGAAATAGTAGCTTCAGCTTTAAAAGATAACTTTTCAATTGGCTGGTATGTATTAATCCCAGCAGTTGTTGTTATTATCCTATTGGCGTTGAAAAAGCCTTCGATTCCAGTTATCACCTTTGGAGCGTTACTAGGTGTTATTTGGGCAGCTTTATTTCAAGGGATGGATATTTTGGAAGCGATTACAACAGCTTATAATGGATTTACCATTGAGTCAGGAATCGATTTTCTAGATCAGCTACTGAATGCTGGTGGAATCACAGCAATGCTTGGTGTTATTGCACTTATTTTACTTGCGCTCGGTTTGGGAGGCTTGATGGAGCAGATTGGTGTTTTAACTGCCTTTAGTAATATGTTTAGAAACTGGGTGGAAAAAGGTGAAAAGAAATCCGGACGTCTTACTGTTTCCACAATTCTCTCCGCATTTTTTGGTAACGTGTTTGGTAGTGCAGCGTACGTTTCGATGATAACGGGTACAAAAGTTACAGAACAGCTGTACGATGAAATGAAGGTTGACCGCAGAGTCCTTTCTAGGAATACGGAAGCTGGGGGAACTCTTACAGCACCAATGGTCCCATGGACAGATGCAGGGGTGTACATGACAGCGGTACTCGGAGTTTCTACCATAGAATACTTGCCATTTATGTGGTTGAATTTTGTCAGTATTATTGTAACGATATACTTTGGATATAAAGCTAAACACTTTTGGTTGGATGAAAAAGATGAGACAAAAGTTGATCAATCAGCTTAA
- a CDS encoding aldehyde dehydrogenase family protein: MTLLDQQVITKNWINGEWVKGDGDPLTVRNPANLKETIGELTLSTSVQVKAAEESARNALQSWKSTTGNERGQYLYKMANALEQNAEALAELATKEMGKPIGEMKGEVARGVQLLRYYAGEGVRSDGDVIPSTAQGVLQYSKRIPLGVVGLITPWNFPVAIPIWKLAPALICGNTVVWKPAENSSLSAYKLCQIFEEAGIPKGVINLVIGKGSEIGSYLVERTSINGLSFTGSTATGTNIAAISAQRNIKYQTEMGGKNAAVVLKDADLSTTVAPILSGTFRSAGQKCTASSRIIVEEAIYDEFVTALQKEMKNVRLDYPLHEDSYLGPVASRAQYAKVQSYVELAKQEAEIIYENKDQPEYEGYYVNPLVVAGVANDHPLAKEEIFGPLTVVIKAKDYQDAIEILNDSEYGLSGSIFTNDLSKAHQFLEDAEIGMVRANLETAGVEYQAPFGGLKQSSSHTREQGQAALNFYSNLKTCAIKYK; the protein is encoded by the coding sequence GTGACATTACTAGACCAACAAGTAATCACCAAAAATTGGATCAACGGCGAATGGGTCAAAGGAGACGGTGATCCATTAACGGTCAGGAACCCGGCCAATCTAAAGGAAACGATTGGAGAGTTAACTTTGTCTACCTCTGTGCAAGTAAAAGCAGCAGAAGAGTCTGCGCGAAACGCCCTGCAGTCTTGGAAGTCTACAACCGGTAATGAACGTGGACAGTATTTATACAAAATGGCCAATGCATTAGAGCAAAATGCTGAGGCACTAGCTGAGTTAGCCACGAAAGAAATGGGAAAACCTATAGGTGAAATGAAAGGCGAAGTGGCACGTGGTGTCCAATTACTTAGATATTATGCTGGCGAAGGTGTTCGATCAGATGGAGACGTAATTCCTTCTACTGCACAAGGAGTACTCCAATATAGCAAGAGAATTCCTTTAGGCGTGGTTGGCTTAATTACACCGTGGAATTTTCCTGTTGCTATCCCAATTTGGAAGCTAGCTCCTGCACTTATTTGTGGCAATACCGTTGTTTGGAAACCAGCTGAGAATAGTTCTCTTAGTGCATATAAACTTTGCCAAATTTTTGAGGAAGCTGGAATTCCAAAGGGTGTCATCAACTTAGTTATCGGTAAAGGGAGTGAAATTGGATCCTACCTCGTTGAGAGAACAAGCATTAATGGGTTATCTTTTACAGGCTCCACAGCTACTGGAACGAATATAGCCGCGATTTCTGCACAAAGAAATATAAAGTATCAAACGGAAATGGGCGGAAAAAATGCTGCAGTGGTGCTAAAAGATGCAGATTTAAGTACAACTGTCGCCCCTATCTTAAGCGGTACTTTCCGTTCAGCGGGACAAAAATGTACAGCTTCCAGTCGAATTATTGTCGAAGAAGCTATCTATGATGAATTCGTTACTGCATTACAAAAGGAAATGAAAAATGTCCGATTAGATTATCCATTACATGAAGACAGCTACCTTGGACCAGTAGCATCAAGAGCCCAGTACGCAAAAGTACAGTCGTATGTAGAATTAGCCAAACAAGAAGCAGAAATCATCTATGAAAATAAAGATCAACCTGAATACGAAGGCTATTATGTAAATCCGTTAGTCGTGGCAGGAGTTGCCAATGACCATCCGTTAGCAAAGGAAGAGATTTTTGGACCACTAACAGTAGTCATCAAAGCAAAAGATTATCAAGATGCAATAGAGATATTGAATGACTCGGAATATGGTTTAAGTGGCTCTATTTTTACAAATGACTTAAGTAAAGCTCACCAGTTTCTAGAGGATGCAGAGATTGGCATGGTAAGAGCTAACTTAGAAACCGCAGGTGTAGAATACCAAGCACCATTTGGTGGATTAAAACAATCCAGCTCACATACACGTGAACAAGGTCAAGCAGCCTTGAACTTCTATTCTAATTTGAAAACATGCGCCATAAAATATAAATAA
- a CDS encoding NAD(P)/FAD-dependent oxidoreductase encodes MVDLIIIGAGPAGLSAAIAAAKNDLEVMVIDEFIKPGGRLLGQLHKEPDGIWWNGVEEAEKLYQQTNDLPIEFHLGTSVYHMENKTDHWLIQTDKGIYKSNYLLIATGAAERSVPVPGWTLPGVMSIGAAQVMANVHRVKPGQNGVIIGINVLSMAIARELKLSGVNIKGIILPSYNLLTNEGANPSTVFDNLLDLVHLAPSPLFKLGGAITNKFSFIKKTAVQAYPRNGFKAWKIPIQLRRAVVEILGEKQVEGVKVADITPSGVVIQGTEKIVEVDFVCIAGGLYPLTELIGMTNCPLKYIPSLGGHVPVHNDQMETPIHNLYVAGNITGIESAKVAKAQGTVAGLSIAKGAHKLHESQLLDDAIKQVDNERQHALIQFDADIQNGRNTIHEIAETY; translated from the coding sequence ATGGTTGACTTGATTATTATTGGGGCTGGTCCTGCTGGATTATCCGCAGCAATTGCTGCGGCAAAAAATGACCTTGAGGTTATGGTCATAGATGAATTCATCAAACCTGGTGGTAGGCTGTTGGGACAGTTACATAAGGAGCCAGATGGCATCTGGTGGAATGGGGTGGAAGAAGCAGAAAAACTATATCAGCAAACAAATGATTTACCGATTGAATTCCACCTTGGAACTAGTGTTTACCATATGGAGAACAAGACCGATCATTGGCTAATCCAGACAGACAAAGGAATATATAAAAGCAACTACCTTCTCATAGCAACTGGAGCTGCAGAGCGAAGCGTACCTGTCCCTGGCTGGACATTGCCTGGTGTCATGTCGATTGGAGCCGCACAAGTTATGGCTAATGTACATCGTGTAAAACCTGGCCAAAACGGAGTCATAATTGGGATTAACGTATTGTCTATGGCCATCGCTCGTGAATTAAAGTTATCTGGAGTAAACATCAAAGGAATTATTTTACCATCCTATAATCTGTTAACTAATGAAGGTGCAAATCCCTCAACGGTTTTTGATAACTTACTAGATTTGGTCCATCTCGCACCCTCTCCCCTTTTTAAGCTAGGAGGAGCTATTACAAATAAATTTTCCTTTATTAAAAAAACCGCTGTTCAAGCTTATCCAAGGAATGGATTTAAAGCATGGAAGATTCCGATTCAACTTAGACGGGCGGTGGTTGAAATCTTAGGTGAAAAGCAGGTCGAAGGTGTTAAAGTAGCAGATATTACACCATCTGGAGTCGTTATCCAGGGTACTGAAAAAATAGTAGAAGTGGACTTTGTATGCATTGCTGGAGGACTATATCCTCTAACAGAATTAATCGGCATGACCAATTGTCCATTAAAGTACATACCTTCTCTAGGCGGTCATGTTCCTGTACACAATGATCAAATGGAAACACCGATTCACAATTTGTATGTAGCCGGCAACATAACCGGAATTGAAAGCGCCAAGGTGGCAAAGGCACAAGGAACTGTAGCAGGATTATCAATCGCTAAAGGTGCCCATAAATTACATGAGTCCCAACTATTGGATGATGCGATTAAACAGGTAGATAACGAAAGACAACATGCACTGATTCAGTTTGATGCCGACATACAAAATGGAAGAAATACGATACATGAAATTGCCGAAACCTATTAA
- a CDS encoding (2Fe-2S)-binding protein encodes MENNKLIICRCEEVSYEDIYNTAENYSCSSREIKLRTRAGMGYCGGRTCRHLIEKIVSDLKREKVPDTLSLSFRPPVRPIPFNTFKED; translated from the coding sequence GTGGAAAATAATAAATTGATCATCTGTCGCTGTGAAGAGGTTAGTTATGAAGATATTTATAACACAGCAGAAAACTACTCCTGTTCCTCAAGGGAAATCAAATTACGAACTCGTGCGGGTATGGGCTACTGTGGGGGGCGTACTTGTCGTCATCTTATTGAAAAAATTGTTTCTGACCTAAAAAGGGAGAAAGTCCCTGATACTTTATCCTTAAGTTTTCGCCCTCCGGTTCGACCAATTCCATTCAACACCTTCAAGGAGGATTAA